A window of Candidatus Vicinibacter proximus contains these coding sequences:
- a CDS encoding rhodanese-like domain-containing protein, with protein sequence MNDISVQELNERLKKKEDFMLIDVREKHEHDEFNIGGELAPLQTSLQAKITELAGHEEDEIIVYCRSGNRSGFAKQLFEQAGFKKVRNLLGGMLAWKENIPA encoded by the coding sequence ATGAATGATATTTCTGTACAGGAATTGAACGAAAGACTCAAAAAGAAAGAAGATTTTATGCTAATTGATGTTCGGGAGAAACACGAGCATGATGAATTTAACATCGGTGGCGAATTGGCTCCTTTGCAGACTTCATTGCAAGCTAAAATTACAGAATTGGCTGGCCATGAAGAAGATGAAATAATTGTTTATTGTCGAAGTGGAAACAGAAGTGGTTTTGCAAAACAATTATTTGAACAAGCAGGTTTTAAGAAGGTACGCAATCTTTTGGGTGGAATGCTTGCATGGAAGGAAAACATTCCCGCATAG
- a CDS encoding rhodanese-like domain-containing protein gives MRILLLLNFIVLYSNINAQETSLVKQARVKSKSYQLLLNTLLKHSVTEIEVSELASRIDQYVLLDSRELKEYEVSHLQGAKWVGYDNFNIQNLKYLDKDCPIVCYCSVGYRSEKICEKLKANGFNNVSNLYGSIFEWANSGYPLYDSEEKLTNKVHGFSKLWGKYMNNKTYKKVYN, from the coding sequence ATGAGAATTTTATTATTATTGAATTTTATAGTTCTGTATTCCAATATTAATGCACAGGAAACCTCTTTGGTCAAACAAGCTAGAGTAAAGAGCAAATCCTATCAGTTGCTTTTGAATACATTATTGAAGCACTCAGTAACTGAGATAGAAGTTTCAGAATTAGCATCTCGAATTGATCAATATGTTTTACTGGACAGCAGAGAATTAAAAGAATATGAAGTAAGTCATTTGCAAGGTGCAAAGTGGGTTGGTTACGATAATTTTAACATCCAAAATTTAAAGTATCTTGACAAAGATTGTCCAATTGTATGTTATTGTTCAGTCGGTTACCGTAGTGAGAAAATTTGTGAAAAACTTAAAGCTAATGGCTTTAATAATGTTTCCAATTTATACGGAAGTATTTTTGAGTGGGCAAATTCAGGATATCCACTGTATGACTCTGAAGAAAAGTTGACCAATAAAGTACATGGATTTTCAAAACTT
- a CDS encoding PASTA domain-containing protein, translated as MKDQDNSTFRFADLGLFLRSKLFRFSLIRIGIFLLLLWTAHSFILNFYTNHGQKLKLGKYVGIPLNEAIKHADPRGFEIIVTDSIHLIGKRGGVVISQIPKPGSLVKRGRKIYVSITRFNPDLIDSEELIGLYGKKFEHKRAELEALFQLKTKILGAEYDPGPTGHILKVLYHGELILDSKTQNKGIKISKGDTLQIIISKQRDGEIEIPNLKCKTLAEVRFELEASQLQLGEINYDGEVTEPEDAFVTGQNPPFKSGNLIKLGDKISITLQQNKPQDCENQ; from the coding sequence ATGAAAGACCAGGATAACAGTACTTTTAGGTTTGCCGATTTGGGTTTATTTTTACGAAGTAAGTTATTCAGATTTAGCCTTATACGTATAGGTATTTTCCTATTATTACTTTGGACCGCACATTCGTTTATCCTTAATTTCTATACAAATCATGGCCAAAAACTGAAATTAGGAAAATATGTAGGGATACCATTGAATGAGGCTATAAAACATGCCGACCCAAGAGGTTTCGAAATAATTGTTACGGATTCAATTCATTTAATCGGCAAGCGAGGGGGTGTAGTTATTTCACAAATACCTAAACCAGGATCATTGGTTAAAAGAGGTAGAAAAATATATGTGAGCATCACCAGATTTAATCCGGATCTTATTGACTCTGAAGAGCTTATAGGATTATATGGAAAGAAGTTTGAACATAAGAGGGCTGAGCTTGAGGCCTTGTTCCAACTCAAAACCAAGATTTTAGGTGCAGAGTATGATCCAGGCCCAACAGGACATATTTTAAAAGTCTTATATCATGGTGAACTTATACTGGATTCGAAGACACAGAATAAAGGCATTAAAATATCTAAGGGCGATACCTTACAAATTATAATATCCAAACAAAGAGATGGTGAAATTGAGATTCCGAATCTCAAATGTAAAACACTGGCTGAAGTGAGGTTTGAGCTCGAAGCCTCCCAATTGCAATTAGGAGAGATTAACTATGATGGGGAAGTTACCGAACCAGAAGATGCATTTGTGACCGGGCAAAATCCTCCATTTAAATCAGGAAATTTAATTAAACTTGGTGATAAAATTAGCATAACCCTTCAACAAAATAAGCCTCAAGATTGTGAAAATCAATAG
- a CDS encoding DUF4294 domain-containing protein, producing MKVINLLLHLQFVVFYLQAQYTEHTTIVDGQEVKVLILEGDTIVVAQLEKISVTAPKEFDYSDDRERYAKYRRYAAVVYPYAVQGVRLYTQLSRETEGKSKRERKRLYKEISKRLEEEFETPLKNLSRTQGLILTKMMEKAIDKSFYDIIKEFKGGFSALYYNEFSKVYGYRLKDKYIYGVDPVMDAVLEDFDVMKDVQQ from the coding sequence ATGAAAGTTATTAATCTTCTTTTGCATCTGCAGTTTGTTGTTTTTTATCTGCAGGCTCAATATACTGAGCATACAACAATTGTTGATGGTCAAGAAGTAAAGGTTTTGATTTTGGAAGGTGATACAATTGTAGTTGCACAATTGGAAAAAATCTCAGTTACAGCACCAAAAGAATTCGATTATTCTGATGACCGTGAGCGATATGCTAAATACAGAAGGTATGCAGCTGTGGTTTACCCATATGCAGTCCAGGGAGTAAGACTTTATACTCAGTTGTCAAGAGAAACTGAAGGAAAATCAAAACGGGAGAGGAAACGATTATATAAAGAAATTTCCAAGCGCCTTGAAGAAGAATTTGAAACTCCGTTAAAAAATTTAAGTAGAACACAAGGTTTAATATTAACCAAAATGATGGAAAAGGCAATAGACAAATCATTTTACGATATCATCAAAGAATTCAAAGGTGGTTTTTCAGCCTTATATTATAATGAGTTCAGTAAAGTGTATGGATATCGGCTCAAGGATAAGTATATTTATGGAGTTGATCCTGTAATGGATGCTGTGCTTGAAGATTTTGATGTCATGAAAGATGTTCAACAATGA
- a CDS encoding diphosphomevalonate decarboxylase: MKTNKVCWQSPSNLAIVKYWGKYGTQIPMNPSLSFTLDKSYTETSIELLEGGKGNVEFFYDGNKNEKFGFKVTQFIHSLKLSFINSYDLKINSKNTFPHSAGIASSASAMSAIALCITETEFMLEGKNIQSEEFLRIASYRSRLGSGSACRSLFPTASLWGQIPEFEKSSNEFGIDWSSHIHPNFKDLQDWIFIINKDEKMVSSTAGHELMKAHPFKDARIHQANENIHKLIKVLSSGDWNGFIDVSEEEALTLHGLMMSSRPGYLLLEPDSIRIIQAIRKFRSETGNSICFSIDAGPNIHMLFPFKILPQVETWFKAQFEDYFDQGKIIFDQVGKGPKRIEL; this comes from the coding sequence ATGAAAACAAACAAAGTATGTTGGCAAAGCCCGTCCAATCTAGCTATTGTCAAGTATTGGGGAAAGTATGGGACTCAAATCCCAATGAATCCCTCGCTTAGTTTCACATTAGACAAAAGCTATACAGAAACATCTATAGAATTATTAGAAGGAGGGAAAGGGAATGTTGAATTTTTCTATGATGGAAACAAAAATGAAAAATTCGGATTTAAAGTTACACAATTTATTCATTCATTGAAACTCAGTTTTATTAATAGCTATGATTTAAAAATAAATAGTAAGAATACCTTTCCACACTCTGCGGGTATAGCATCTTCTGCTTCTGCCATGAGTGCAATAGCCTTATGTATTACAGAGACTGAATTTATGCTAGAAGGTAAGAATATCCAATCAGAAGAATTCTTAAGAATTGCTTCATATAGATCAAGATTGGGGAGCGGATCTGCCTGCCGTTCATTATTTCCAACCGCCTCACTGTGGGGTCAAATCCCGGAATTTGAAAAATCTTCCAATGAATTTGGAATTGACTGGTCAAGTCATATTCATCCAAATTTCAAAGATCTACAAGATTGGATTTTTATCATAAACAAAGATGAGAAGATGGTCTCATCAACTGCAGGACATGAGCTAATGAAAGCACATCCATTCAAAGATGCAAGAATTCATCAAGCAAATGAAAATATTCATAAATTGATAAAAGTATTATCCAGTGGAGATTGGAATGGATTTATTGATGTATCTGAGGAAGAGGCTCTAACGTTGCATGGATTGATGATGAGTTCAAGACCAGGATACCTTCTACTTGAACCCGACTCCATTAGAATAATTCAAGCCATTAGGAAGTTTAGGAGTGAAACCGGTAACAGTATTTGTTTTAGTATAGATGCTGGCCCCAATATACACATGCTATTTCCTTTTAAGATTTTGCCACAAGTAGAAACCTGGTTCAAGGCACAATTTGAAGATTACTTTGATCAAGGTAAAATAATTTTCGACCAAGTAGGCAAAGGACCTAAAAGAATTGAGTTATGA